The Kribbella amoyensis genomic sequence ACCGTCGAGCATCCTCTCATCACAGGATGTCGGTCCGGCGGTCTACGGTCGGTTTCATGGCAGACACCGAGCAGACCCGCGCCCTGGCCGGCCGGTACTTCGCGACGATGGCGGCCCGGGACTGGGACGCCTTCGCCGCCCTGGTCGCCGAGGACGTGGTCTACGAGCTCCCGCAGACCAGCGAGCGAATCACCGGCCGGGACGACTACGTCCGGTTCAACCGGGAGTACCCGGGCGACTGGCGGCTGGAGGTGACCCGGTTGCTGGTCGACGGCGACACCGCGGCCGCGTCGATGAACTTCACCGTCGGGGCCGAGCAGCTGGTCGGGCTGGTGTTCCTCGAGGTCGGCGACGGGCTGGTCCGCCGGGTGACCGACTTCTGGCCGGAGCCGTACGAGCCGCCCACGGGCCGCGAGCACCTGGTCGAGCGGCTGCCGGGGACAACTGACCGGTTCGGGGCTTCCTGATTCAGGGCTCCCTGAGAGTTCCCTGAACTCCCGCCGTTCCGGGGATTCGGTCACTTAGGGTGGTGCGATGGAGACCTTGACCTGTCCCAAGTGCCGGGGCGCGATGCGCACCTACGAGCGCAGCGGCATCACCGTCGACCAGTGCACCGAGTGCCGTGGCATCTTCCTGGACCGCGGCGAGCTGGAACGCCTGGTCGACGCCGAGCAGCAGTTCAACGGGGGTGGGCAGCGCCGCGAGGAGAAGCGGTACGACGACCGCCGCTACGACAACGACAAGCGGTACGAGGACAAGCGCTACGACGACCGCCGGTACGAGGGCGACCGCAAGTACGAGGGCGACCGTCGCTACGACAACCAGTACCACCACAAAAAGAAGAAGAAGTCGTTCCTCGAGGAGCTGTTCGACTGATCAGCCACGCTGGGCGATGACGGTGCCCTGGGCGATTGCGCACAGCGTCGCCTCGCCGTTCTCGTCCAGCGTGCTCAGCTCGCACGTGCAAGTCGCCTGGCGGCCGCCGGCGTGGGCGACCTTGGCCTGCGCGCGCAAGAGCCGGCCCACCGCGGGGCGGAGGTAGCTGATCGTGAAGCCACCGGTCAGCACGGCCGGACCGAGCGCGGCGCCGCCGGCGAAGGTGATCGCGTTGTCGGCCGCGTAGCTCAGCACGCCGCCGTGGACGAAGCCGTTCTGCTGCAGCAGGTCCGGGCGGATATCGAGCTCGAGCGTCGCGGCCCCGTCACCGAACGTCGTGACCCGGGTGCCGAGCAGGACGCTGAACGGCTGCGACGCGAGGATCTTCTCGGCCAGTTCGAGGGTCAGCTCCACCCGGTCAAGTTAACTCAGTGCGTCCGGGCGTGCAGCGCCGGTTCGCGTTCCTCCTCGGTGGTGCCGCCCCAGACGCCGTACGACTCGCCGACGACGAGGGCGTGCTGCCGGCACTCGCGCCGGACCGGGCAGGTGCCGCACAAGGACTTGGCCAGCACCTCGCGGGCGTGCTTGCGCAGCCCGCGTTCGGACTCGCCGGAGAAGAAGAGTTCCGGGTTCACGTCCCGGCAGGCAGCCCGGTCCTGCCAGGCCCAGTTGTCGAACAACGGAGCGGGCAGACCGTCGGGCGCCTTGGTGACCGCCCCGGCGGGCGGTTTGCGCCGGCTCATGAGCGGATCCTGCACAGGAGAGCCATCCCAGACACCTCGGAGTGGTCGGTTTCCGGCACGGCTGTCTGCATAACCGCGGCATCGATCCCAGTACCCCGGCGCAAACGTCCCCACACCTGGTTCACCCTGCGTCACGACCACGGCGAGCGACTGCGCCGAACCCCTCCAAAAAGGAGCCCGGGGCAACCACTTGCCCCGGGCCCTGTCGGTCGAACGGCTACGTCCCGATCAGCACCCGGATCGCGGTCCCGCGCTGGGTGAGCACCTGGATCCGGACCCCGACGTGAGGAACCTTCACCCCGTACGACGGCACCTCCTTCGACCAGTACTCGCGCCGGTCGTCGAACACCGGGACCGCGGCCGCGCCGGGAACCGGGTTCTTCTTCCCGTTCACGGTCAGGTCGAACGAGTCGGACCGCTCCAGGCCGAAGGTGGAGTCGTAGCTCTGCACCGAGGTCCCCCAGTACACGCCGGCCTGGTTCTTCCGCAGCTCCGGGTTCGCGTCGATCGGCAGCCACTGGCCCTCACCGGGGTGCACGGCCGTCTCGTTGTCCTTCTGCGAGGTGTCCCAGTACGAGACCAGCAGGCCGTTCTGGTACGGGTAGTGCTCGACCCAGTTCGGCCGGGACGTCCCGACGAACTTGTACGGCCCGTACTGCAGGTACCGGTTGAACGACGAGTACGTGTAGTGCGACGCGAGGTAGTAGTGGTCGTGCTCGGTGGTGACCGAGTCCCCGGCCGCCTGGAACCCGGACGCCGTCCAGCCGTTCGCCCCGGCCTCGGCGCCGTCGTCGACCAGGGTCGCCCCGCCGGCCGTGATCCGGATCTGGTCGGCGAAGAACCCGAGCTCGTGGGTGGCGGCGTCGGTGGCGTACCGGAACCGCAGGTCGATCGCCCGGCCGGCGTACCCGGTCAGGTCGAACGTGGCCGGCTTCCACCCGCCGCTGTCGCCGTCGATCCCGTTCGCCTCGCCGGCCTTGGTGATGGTGCCCGGGATCGCCTTCCAGCCGGACCCGTCGTTCACCTCGACGTACGCGTAGTCGCACGCGTCGGGACCGCAGTCCTCGATCCTCCAGTTCGCCTGGAACTCCAGCTTCGCCGAGCCGGCCGGCAGTGTGACCTTCCGGGTCAGCGTGTTGGCGAGCTCGTCCCCGGTCCCGCTCCACCACGACTTCGCCCCGGCCGCCGGTTTCACCAGTTCGGTGGTGACCTTCTTCTTCGGGAGCACGACCACGACTCCCTGCGGCCGTTTCGAGTTGTACTCGTGCGGGCCGAGCTCGATCGTCTTGGTCTTCCCGGCCTGCACGGTGACGTGGTCGAGCCAGCCGAGCTGCAGCTTGTCCCAGGTGCCGAGGTCCTGTGGTTTCAGCCCGATCCCGAGCGCACCCTTCGCGCCGGACCGGGACTGCGCCATCACCGACCACCAGTTCACCGGGTTCTGACTCGGCTGACCGGAGGTGTCGTAGTGGTCCGGCAGCCCGAGGTCGTGGCCGTACTCGTGCGCGAAGACGCTCAGCCCCCCGTTCTCCGGCTGAATCGTGTAGTCGCCGATCCACAGCCCGGTGGTCCCGATCTGGGTGCCGCCGAGCTTGTTCTTGGCCGGTCCGGTGCTGGTGTTCTGGAACGCGTACCAGCGGTGCGACCAGATCGCGTCCTCGCCCTGGTGCGGATCACCGTCGGCCTGGTCGCCCCCGGCGTGCACGATCTGGAAGTGGTCGATGTACCCGTCCGGCTCGTTGAAATTGCCATCGGCATCGAAGTCGTAGCGGTCCCACTGGTCGTAGCCGCGCAGC encodes the following:
- a CDS encoding zf-TFIIB domain-containing protein, whose protein sequence is METLTCPKCRGAMRTYERSGITVDQCTECRGIFLDRGELERLVDAEQQFNGGGQRREEKRYDDRRYDNDKRYEDKRYDDRRYEGDRKYEGDRRYDNQYHHKKKKKSFLEELFD
- a CDS encoding PaaI family thioesterase produces the protein MELTLELAEKILASQPFSVLLGTRVTTFGDGAATLELDIRPDLLQQNGFVHGGVLSYAADNAITFAGGAALGPAVLTGGFTISYLRPAVGRLLRAQAKVAHAGGRQATCTCELSTLDENGEATLCAIAQGTVIAQRG
- a CDS encoding nuclear transport factor 2 family protein, with amino-acid sequence MADTEQTRALAGRYFATMAARDWDAFAALVAEDVVYELPQTSERITGRDDYVRFNREYPGDWRLEVTRLLVDGDTAAASMNFTVGAEQLVGLVFLEVGDGLVRRVTDFWPEPYEPPTGREHLVERLPGTTDRFGAS
- a CDS encoding immune inhibitor A domain-containing protein; translation: MRLKSARTTAVGVLVVAVAAGVGQLPPSTASPVPVEPQPAAHQAQADELANPLEDKRRDLRRQALSDVLSGSAKVEQRGASKVVKVGQGIAGPATRDALGRSTDAGKRKDQYVELAREKTDKIFVILAEFGNQRHPDFPDVDTNADTAGPSTYDGPLHNKIPQPDRKVDNATVWQADYSPAHYRDLYFGSGESVKTYYEKQSSGRYSVDGLVSDWVKVPYNEARYGRSNGTPCPDNICKNTWNLISDAVERWVADQRRAGRTDPQIQQTLRGYDQWDRYDFDADGNFNEPDGYIDHFQIVHAGGDQADGDPHQGEDAIWSHRWYAFQNTSTGPAKNKLGGTQIGTTGLWIGDYTIQPENGGLSVFAHEYGHDLGLPDHYDTSGQPSQNPVNWWSVMAQSRSGAKGALGIGLKPQDLGTWDKLQLGWLDHVTVQAGKTKTIELGPHEYNSKRPQGVVVVLPKKKVTTELVKPAAGAKSWWSGTGDELANTLTRKVTLPAGSAKLEFQANWRIEDCGPDACDYAYVEVNDGSGWKAIPGTITKAGEANGIDGDSGGWKPATFDLTGYAGRAIDLRFRYATDAATHELGFFADQIRITAGGATLVDDGAEAGANGWTASGFQAAGDSVTTEHDHYYLASHYTYSSFNRYLQYGPYKFVGTSRPNWVEHYPYQNGLLVSYWDTSQKDNETAVHPGEGQWLPIDANPELRKNQAGVYWGTSVQSYDSTFGLERSDSFDLTVNGKKNPVPGAAAVPVFDDRREYWSKEVPSYGVKVPHVGVRIQVLTQRGTAIRVLIGT
- a CDS encoding WhiB family transcriptional regulator, with product MSRRKPPAGAVTKAPDGLPAPLFDNWAWQDRAACRDVNPELFFSGESERGLRKHAREVLAKSLCGTCPVRRECRQHALVVGESYGVWGGTTEEEREPALHARTH